cattgcgggcaatggttttctgtaccataaatgattttccagcctatggaaacttgtctgggtacaaaaccaaaggagaacaagcatgccctatatgtgaagaggacatgaagcccacacggttggatcatttcaagaaaaatatctacccagatttcaggaagcaccttagtcgatatcatccttatcgtaagaagaagaaggaattcaatgggttcaccgaggaaggagtagctcgtacacctttgacaggatcacaagtttatgaacgtatcaaaaatgttgaaaccaaatacggtaagtgcttcaagtccaagtctaaaaagggtgttttatggaagaaagtgtctccattatgggatcttccctactggaaagatttgtcggttaggcattgtctcgatgtaatgcacattgagaaaaatgtgtgcgatgctatcatcgggactttgctaaacataccaggaaagaacaaggacaatgagaatgtgcggaaagatatgaaaaagaagaatattcgaccagatttgtggcctgttaaaaaaaaggatggtacaaagacctttctgcctccagcgtgttacacaatgtcgagaaaggagaagaagaagttttgtgagtgcttacatggcattaaggttccctcgggatattcgtcgaatgttaagcgcctagtgtctctctcggaccttaggttgattggtatgaagtctcatgattgtcatgcactgattaatgtatttttgccaattgcacttcgtgggatattgccgaaacacgtgagacatgttataacaaaactttgtttgtttttcaattccatatgtgctaaggtgattgatccggagactttggatgctttgcacaatgatgttgttgaaactctatgtcgatttgaaatgtattttccgccttctttctttgatataatggtgcatttgattgtccatttagttcgcgaagtcaagttatgtggtccggtgttcttaagatggatgtatccttttgagagattttttaagactttaaaggacaaagcaaggaatccggctaatccagagggtagtatcattcggggagtccttAAAGAAGAGATTTCTGGATATCTAGCTGAGTTTTTGTCAAGCCTTGAACCAATAGGACTTCCAAAATCTCGACATGTTGGTAGGCTCGCAGGGGAGGgagtaattggtaaaaatgtgataTCTCCTCCATCGGAGAGGAAGAATaaggcacatctttgtgtgttgcagcatcttacagaggttcatccttatttagaaaagcatctgcttgaattgcaacattgtaatcctaagttgaaggaaagagcgttgatgcgggaacataatcgcacatttattgaatggtttaagaaggaagttggaaagaaacaagaccatgatgtttctgatacgatcaagtggttatctcgaggtcctcgactatgtgttcgatcttttgaaggatatgatatcaatgggttcacattctacactagaagGCAAGATGAAAAGAGTGTAGTGCAAAATAGTGGAGTAAAGGTTGTTGCATCATCTAGGGTCTATGCAAGCGCTAAGGATAAAAGGCTGGTTGATTcaacacaatcatattatggtgttatcgaagaaatatgggagcttgattatacctattttgtgatccctgtttttcggtgtcagtgggctaacaaccaaaatgGTGTGAAGCGAGATGAAATTTTCCCGGGTTTAACCTTGGTGAATTTTGATCGACTAAGTGACAGTgacgagccattcattctagcatcacTAGCTAAGCAAGTTTTTTATGTGGTTGACAATATTGATCCTAGATGGCGTGTTGTTGCCCAAGGAAAAAGACATATTttgggtattgatgatgttgtagATGAAGATGAGTATGATGAGTATGATGACACACCTCCGTTACCAATGGTTGTTCAACCATTGCCAGAAGAGGAGgatgcaaataatactaatcatatgcgTACAGATCATACGGAAGGAATATGGGTTACGAATCGTAATTGAAACATACATGTGTAAGTTCGGGCTTCACTTCTGATGCATTGTTGAAGTTTTTGACTTTGTTCTTTCTATTCATATCTGAAAGCCTGTGCGCCTTGGAATTTTTGTTATCTTGACTACTTAAATTTGAATAGTGAAGGATACTTGTGGATattaattcatattttttttctaaaaattcaaccccaatCAATTGCCACTTGTATTGTGAAGAGGAATTGCAGTGATAGTCTCCTACTTTATCCCTCCTATTTAAGTTACTGAGAGTCTGATACTTCTAATAACTTGACTAACTTTATCTGGTTTTTTCACACAGGTGTAAACTTGGTGAATGTCGTATCCTCTTATGTGAGCCAGGTTCCAAGCACAGGTTGCAGAAATTGCAGTTGAATTTTCCTAGGTTAGCTTTCAGTACATTTTGTCTAATAATATCAATTACCTGTTCTTGTTTGCATGGCTTTGTGATTGGTAACTTAGTTTCTGATGTTTGCTTTCTGGTGGTTGATGATGCACTAATCAACTCAGTGAAGTACTGTTTTAGCTTCTCAGtgcactgatcagttctgttctgtgcactgatctgcactgcccagatcagaactgtgcagatcagtggacaaaactgatcagaactgtgcagttatgtgcactgatctgcacagctcagatcagaactgtgcagatcagtgcatagaactggtcagttctgatcagttctgtgcactgatctgcacagctcagatcagaactgtgcagatcagtgcacagaactggtcagttctgatcagttctgtgcactgatctgcacagctcagatcagaactgtgcagatcagtgcacaaaactggtcagttctgatcagttctgtgcattgatctgcacagctcagatcagaactgtgcagatcagtgcacagaactggtcagttctgatcagttctgtgcattgatctgcacagttcagatcagaactgtgcagatcagtgcacagaactggtcagttctgatcagttctgtgcattgatctgcacagttctgatctgagctgtgcagatcagtgcgtagaactggtgagttatgattttttttttgggttgtttttttaggtgaggtttgatttgggattgttttgcatgttaggtgtaataccataaggccattattttaggtatagctttgtaaatggccaattgtagcattttgcccttaatataaaaaaacaagACATAATGTATACACAACCTACCCGTTGTCTACTTGCCCATGACTTCATTTTGCTAACCACAACTAAATAACTATTTATAAGCTTCTCCAATTCTTCAAGAGCAGTgtcacaaaaagaaaaaaagaaaaaaaaaactcctcaAATTAATAGATAAGAAACTTGTGGAACAGATTAATATGGGAATACAGAGAGAGAATAACTAATAAAGATTGGTAACATATCCCACAGTATAACAAAATGCAACTCTTACCATTTGATGGTTGCAATATTGCGAGCAAGAAGAGAGCCGCCACCTTGACATATATTGCATTTTATCAATCCACGAGAACTGCAAGTAGCACAAGGAATATgcactgatcagaactgtgcagttatgtgcactgatctgcacagctcagatcagaactgtgcagatcagtgcacagaactgtgcagttatgtgcactgatctgcacagctcagatcagaactgtgcagatcagtgcacagaactggtcagttctgatcagttctgtgcactgatctgcacagctcagatcagaactgtgcagatcagtgcacagaactggtcagttctgatcagttctgtgcactgatctgcacagctcagatcagaactgtgcagatcagtgcacagaactggtcagttctgatcagttctgtgcattgatctgcacagctcagatcagaactgtgcagatcagtgcacaaaactggtcagttctgatcagttctgtgcactgatctgcacagctcagatcagaactgtgcagatcagtgcacagaactggtcagttctgatcagttctgtgcattgatctgcacagttcagatcagaactgtgcagatcagtgcacagaactggtcagttctgatcagttctgtgcattgatctgcacagttctgatctgagctgtgcagatcagtgcgtagaactggtgagttatgatttttttttgggttgtttttttaggtgaggtttgatttgggattattttgcatgttaggtgtaataccataaggccattattttaggtatagctttgtaaatggccaattgtagcattttgctctcttttctaagtattgctCCCTTTACTAAGTATTGCTCTCTTTTCTTTGTTGCAGGACCGTAGCTACCATGGATGATCATCGTGATAATGAAATACAGGGAATTGATGGAGCTAGTCATCCTACGGGGGAATCACAAGGTACCAACACTAGTAAAAAGACCAAATTCCGTGGTCCGTCAAAAGGAGTTCAAGCCAAAAAGCCTATGCATCTTCAGTATAATCAATATGGAATCCCCGATGGAGAATGGTCAGGAGAATACGGGAAGCAAGTTGGGTCTTGTGCTGCTAGAATTAACATTAATGTGAAAGAATATTCAACGTTAGATGAACACACAAAGAAGGGGTTTTGGGAGGAGACCAAGGTAAACATTGAATAAAAACTTGATTTGTATTCTCCTAGATTATCTATTTGTGTAGCATACGTTTCTAACAATCTCTTATCCATAAAATTAACAGCTTCTGTTCCACATTATTGATGATCCGgctaaaaggagagaaaaatattttcatatgTGTGTGGCGAAACGCTTTGGAGCTTTCAAGTCCAGGTTAACGCGGCGTTGGATaactaagaaagaaaaaatgccGAAACATCAGACAAATGACATGCCTTGGGACATCTACCATCAAAtcacagaggatgattggaaaACATTTGTGATAGAACGAAACAAGCCGGAGATGTTGGTAATAATGAATTTACTTTGctagatatttttttatataattatatgattagtttgttGTTGCCATCTTTAAATGTTCGACATGTTCTTTATGTGTTTTTTGACAGGTTCGTAGAGAAAAAGCAAGTAAAAGTGCATTACAAAACAAGCACCCACATCGCACAGGCCAAAAGGGTTATGTTAGAAAGAGACCAGAGTGGATAAATGATGGGCGACTACCGCCAGAGGCAGCTTTAACCCTCTCAAGTGGCTCCTCCTCAGTGACCTCATCACTCACCACAGCGCCAGATAGATTTAAGAAGTTTAGATCAGTAGAGTGGATCTTGGCTCATCAAGTTAAAAACAAAGAGGGAAAGTGGGAAGTTGACCCGAATGATAAAGAAGCCGTAAATATTGCTAAGATGGCTGTAAGTGCATATGAAATTTTACGTTCTATATCcttttctttcctaattcctagtTCTATTGCTAAGATTGCTTCTCCTTTCCATCATGTATACCATctaatttttactttcctaattcttATAGTTGGAGTACATAGAAGAAgagggaaaaggaaatatttcatTCACCCAGGGAGAAGATGCCCTCACCAAGGCTATGGGAAAAAAGGATCACCGTGGGCGTGTCAAGGCAACAGGTGGAGTTAATGTCGGTTACAAAGTTGCTTTCGGTCCAATAGACCGAAGTAGTAGATGTGGCCATATTGAACCATCACCGGAGGCTATCGAATCAATCAGAGCTTCGGTGAGAAGGGAGTTTGAAGATCAATTAGAGAGAAAGGTGGCGGAGGCCCTCCAAAACCAACTAGCCACATTGAAAGCAACCGGTCAACTACACACCCTCTCTACCCCCGCACTTGATTCTGCTCTTGTAAGTGATGAGTTTGATGTTAACCGTGCACTCGTAACCTGTTGTCCGAGTTCATCGCAGCAACCACGCGAGCTGAAGGTATATATTCTCTATAGTGCATACACTCAAAACACCCCTAGCTAGGTTTTTAATATTGTACTTTGTAGTGATTTctgaaattttgtaaatttatttgTGAAGGCCATAACTCCATGTCGTCTTGCCCTTGAGGATAAAGTTTTGGGTAACAAAGTGATAGTGGCAGATGGTATGGCGTACCCATTGGATGGTTCGTTGCACCAACACTTTAGATCGATGAAGCCTAGTCATTATAAGGTCCAAGTTGATTGTATTTACGACGGACATGATGATGACACTCTTCCGGTACCTACTGGAGATGGATTCAATAACTTAGGCAGGGCTCTTGCTAGTTTTGTGCAATGGCCAATTCACTTGGTGATTTTCGAAGAAGACGAGGTataacttttttattattaattgtcaTTCATTGCGTTATGCATCTGTTTAGAATTAGATTCAGAGCCTTGAACTCCTTTGGTTTCTACCTCTGTTTAGGAGTACTCTACTCCACGCCCAACAAAGAAGTCCAGGAGTcagatttttgaagaggtggttGGTAGCTCCAAAGAGaagaaaaacgaattaattgtcAAAGAGAAGACAACAGAATTAGTTGTCAAAGATAAGACAACAGAATTAATTGTCAAAGAGAAGGCAACACTTGATTTAGGGTCCAAAGAGAAGACAACACTGAAGTTAACGGCCAAGGTAAACCATATGCTTCCCACTCCCCTGTGCTTCAACACTGAAATCAAAACTGAAATTTTCATGCTAGCTTAACATTATTGTTACAGGAAAATTCATGCTCAAATAAGTTGGAGTCGAAATCGAAGTCGAAGAACTCTAAGACGGCCAAAGAGATGGTaggtagttgtgatcgtaaaACTGAAGAATCAGCCGCCAAAAGTAAGAAGCAAAATTTGGCAGACGAcacaattcaaggtcttggcccATCATGCAATTATTTGAAGTTTATCATCAATACGGCGCCCGGTGATGTATATaaaaatacttcaatcccattgCCCGCTTCGGTTTGGCATTATGACGAAGATCGACAAACTTATGTAAATGAGGTTGACGTTGAAGAGTTCCTTAGAGGGGCGTGCCTCAACATTTCAGTGATCCAAGTCTATATGATGTAAACTTTTCCATCGATATTTGTGTTTTTGGTTTTGtcgtttttgaaatttttgcattATACATTTACTTTGTAGGTGTTTATTCCACGAACACACCTTTGCATTTGACAACTCTCAGATTGGGTTTGTTTGTCCCGAGGCAATGTCAAGCTCTAGAATCAAGGCCAACCCTCAGGCTGCATCAATGTATTTGAAAGTAGTTTTCAatgctgaaattgaaaaggagaagaagGGTGATCCTAACATTACCAAGTGGTTTTTGATCCCATACCATCAAGAGTAAGTGTTAGAGATTGATCGATATTTGGTAAATAGCTATGTTATTGTTATTTTCATGCATAAGGTTGCAATAACATTTATATATAATGCAGAaatcattggattttgtacgtGTTAGACCTACGTAGAGGTTGTGCGTATATTTTCGACTCTGCGATAGGTTCCAACCGAGAAAATAGTGCATGGGGAATCTTGTGTTTGTAAGTTACTTTCAattctttttaagttatttcttttcgtgccgaatcagattcatgaagttttactcaacttccagggcataccaagtgtacaagtttAATGATGGGATTTGTCCGAATAGAGCGACTATGCAGGGGTTGAAAGGCTTCCATGTAAAGGTATATCATGCTTACTAATtagctttacttttttttttgggtaactacttggatatataatttatgatttatctccaaatcagtgtgctcaacaagtcggcgcccgcgagtgtggctattacgttatgaagttcatgcatGAAATAGTCACGTTACACCATAACACTGATGAGCGGTTAGACAATGTTCGTTCTTTTACCATATGTTAGTTGAACTACTAATACTAGTACTTTTACgtagtagaattcttaatttacaagtagcattacttatcatgttacttatttcaggcttacactccaagaaatgcgccttataccgatgaggaaatagatgtggttcgtgagcaatgggctaagttttttacaaccgagtatttatttacttaggttgtttagacacaaagatggaagcgtttatatcttcatggatttggtaaagttctttaatttttccataattacaagtctgctggatttgctaatttattgctttgaatactaATCTGCTGGTCTTGCTGCTGTTGCATGTGAATTCTGATCTGGTGGTCTTTAGAATTTCACTTCCATCTGTGTGTTTCTCCTCTGTTTGCttctgtttagagctaaaataacatttccgctcccaactttgaactaaagaacctaaggactcatttgattcttattacatgtctaatatacatagttttaactttctaaaactcattcgaatctatttatgcacatttaaggctcattaggtcgttataggtcatgtttagagctaaaatgacatttccgctcccaactttgaactaaagaacctaaggactcatttgattcttattacatgactaatatacatagttttaactttctaaaactcattcgaatctatttatgcacatttaaggctcattaggtcgttataggtcatgtttagagctaaaatgacatttccgctcccaactttgaactaaagaacctaaggactcatttgattcttattacatgtctaatatacatagttttaactttctaaaactcattcgaatctacttatgcacatttaaggctcattaggtcgttataggtcatgtttagagctaaaatgacatttccgctcccaactttgaactaaagaacctaaggactcatttgattcttattacatgactaatatacatagttttaactttctaaaactcattcggatctatttatgcacatttaaggctcattaggtcgttataggtcatgtttagagctaaaatgacatttccgctcccaactttgaactaaagaacctaaggactcatttgattcttattacatgactaatatacatagttttaactttctaaaactcattcgaatctatttatgcacatttaaggctcattaggtcgttataggtcatgtttagagctaaaatgacatttccgctcccaactttgaactaaaaaacctaaggactcatttgattcttattacatgtctaatatgcatagttttaactttctaaaactcattcgaatctatttatgcacatttaaggctcattaggtcgttataggtcatgtttagagctaaaatgacatttccgctcccaactttgaactaaagaacctaaggactcatttgattcttattacatgactaatatgcatagttaaaactttctaaaactcattcgaatctatttatgcacatttaaggctcattaggtcgttataggtcatgtttagagctacaatgacatttccgctcccaactttgaactaaagaacctaaggactcatttgattcttattacatgtctaatatgcatagctaaaactttctaaaactcattcgaatctatttatgcacatttaaggctcattaggtcgttataggtcatgtttagagctaaaatgacatttccgctcccaactttgaactaaagaacctaaggactcatttgattcttattacatgactaatatacatagttttaactttctaaaactcattcgaatctatttatgcacatttaaggctcattaggtcgttataggtcatgtttagagctaaaatgacatttccgctcccaactttgaactaaagaacctaaggactcatttgattcttattacatgattaatatgcatagttaaaactttctaaaactcattcgaatctatttatgcacatttaaggctcattaggtcgttataggtcatgtttagagctaaaatgacatttccgctcccaactttgaactaaaaaacctaaggactcatttgattcttattacatgtctaatatgcatagttaaaactttctaaaactcattcgaatctatttatgcacatttaaggctcattaggttgttataggtcatgtttagagctaaaatgacatttccgctcccaactttgaactaaaaaacctaaggactcatttgattcttattacatgtctaatatgcatagttaaaactttctaaaactcattcgaatctatttatgcacatttaaggctcattaggtcgttataggtcatgtttagagctaaaatgacatttccgctcccaactttgaactaaagaacctaaggactcatttgattcttattacatgactaatatacatagctttaactttctaaaactcattctaatctacgtatgcacatttaaggctcattgggtcgttataggtcaacaacttacttaattatctctatagtctgcaactatatcttttaattttatgcttcaatggaatgtaaagacaatatcgtgagtgtaaactttggtactcatatatattttccttccatgcaacttgcaggctagggatcgagtcgattggaagaaattcaacacgaccttacttaaggtttgtaatgcatgatctaaagggacctaagtggctggattagagacatttgttagattagctctctagccttttgtctttagttgttaatataagttgtaatttgttagactagctaggtgtttaaaaattgtaaacatacgtactatatatacgctttgctctgttgggttaatataaatgaagttaatgtaatgatttatttatcaaagataagcagattcatacctttgctattttggtgttgattgggtacaggtttcaatactcaatggagtatatatctagttgtggttattgccgcctattttatattttaaaagaatttggaaaaaaaaaattaatgttgttgaagggggcttttaatgtacgcctcaacaacatatgaatttttggcgc
This Spinacia oleracea cultivar Varoflay chromosome 6, BTI_SOV_V1, whole genome shotgun sequence DNA region includes the following protein-coding sequences:
- the LOC130462705 gene encoding uncharacterized protein isoform X3 encodes the protein MDDHRDNEIQGIDGASHPTGESQGTNTSKKTKFRGPSKGVQAKKPMHLQYNQYGIPDGEWSGEYGKQVGSCAARININVKEYSTLDEHTKKGFWEETKLLFHIIDDPAKRREKYFHMCVAKRFGAFKSRLTRRWITKKEKMPKHQTNDMPWDIYHQITEDDWKTFVIERNKPEMLVRREKASKSALQNKHPHRTGQKGYVRKRPEWINDGRLPPEAALTLSSGSSSVTSSLTTAPDRFKKFRSVEWILAHQVKNKEGKWEVDPNDKEAVNIAKMALEYIEEEGKGNISFTQGEDALTKAMGKKDHRGRVKATGGVNVGYKVAFGPIDRSSRCGHIEPSPEAIESIRASVRREFEDQLERKVAEALQNQLATLKATGQLHTLSTPALDSALVSDEFDVNRALVTCCPSSSQQPRELKAITPCRLALEDKVLGNKVIVADGMAYPLDGSLHQHFRSMKPSHYKVQVDCIYDGHDDDTLPVPTGDGFNNLGRALASFVQWPIHLVIFEEDEEYSTPRPTKKSRSQIFEEVVGSSKEKKNELIVKEKTTELVVKDKTTELIVKEKATLDLGSKEKTTLKLTAKENSCSNKLESKSKSKNSKTAKEMVGSCDRKTEESAAKSKKQNLADDTIQGLGPSCNYLKFIINTAPGDVYKNTSIPLPASVWHYDEDRQTYVNEVDVEEFLRGACLNISVIQVYMMCLFHEHTFAFDNSQIGFVCPEAMSSSRIKANPQAASMYLKVVFNAEIEKEKKGDPNITKWFLIPYHQEAYQVYKFNDGICPNRATMQGLKGFHVKCAQQVGARECGYYVMKFMHEIVTLHHNTDERLDNAYTPRNAPYTDEEIDVVREQWAKFFTTEYLFT
- the LOC130462705 gene encoding uncharacterized protein isoform X2, which produces MDDHRDNEIQGIDGASHPTGESQGTNTSKKTKFRGPSKGVQAKKPMHLQYNQYGIPDGEWSGEYGKQVGSCAARININVKEYSTLDEHTKKGFWEETKLLFHIIDDPAKRREKYFHMCVAKRFGAFKSRLTRRWITKKEKMPKHQTNDMPWDIYHQITEDDWKTFVIERNKPEMLVRREKASKSALQNKHPHRTGQKGYVRKRPEWINDGRLPPEAALTLSSGSSSVTSSLTTAPDRFKKFRSVEWILAHQVKNKEGKWEVDPNDKEAVNIAKMALEYIEEEGKGNISFTQGEDALTKAMGKKDHRGRVKATGGVNVGYKVAFGPIDRSSRCGHIEPSPEAIESIRASVRREFEDQLERKVAEALQNQLATLKATGQLHTLSTPALDSALVSDEFDVNRALVTCCPSSSQQPRELKAITPCRLALEDKVLGNKVIVADGMAYPLDGSLHQHFRSMKPSHYKVQVDCIYDGHDDDTLPVPTGDGFNNLGRALASFVQWPIHLVIFEEDEEYSTPRPTKKSRSQIFEEVVGSSKEKKNELIVKEKTTELVVKDKTTELIVKEKATLDLGSKEKTTLKLTAKENSCSNKLESKSKSKNSKTAKEMVGSCDRKTEESAAKSKKQNLADDTIQGLGPSCNYLKFIINTAPGDVYKNTSIPLPASVWHYDEDRQTYVNEVDVEEFLRGACLNISVIQVYMMCLFHEHTFAFDNSQIGFVCPEAMSSSRIKANPQAASMYLKVVFNAEIEKEKKGDPNITKWFLIPYHQENHWILYVLDLRRGCAYIFDSAIGSNRENSAWGILCLAYQVYKFNDGICPNRATMQGLKGFHVKCAQQVGARECGYYVMKFMHEIVTLHHNTDERLTLQEMRLIPMRK
- the LOC130462705 gene encoding uncharacterized protein isoform X1, producing MDDHRDNEIQGIDGASHPTGESQGTNTSKKTKFRGPSKGVQAKKPMHLQYNQYGIPDGEWSGEYGKQVGSCAARININVKEYSTLDEHTKKGFWEETKLLFHIIDDPAKRREKYFHMCVAKRFGAFKSRLTRRWITKKEKMPKHQTNDMPWDIYHQITEDDWKTFVIERNKPEMLVRREKASKSALQNKHPHRTGQKGYVRKRPEWINDGRLPPEAALTLSSGSSSVTSSLTTAPDRFKKFRSVEWILAHQVKNKEGKWEVDPNDKEAVNIAKMALEYIEEEGKGNISFTQGEDALTKAMGKKDHRGRVKATGGVNVGYKVAFGPIDRSSRCGHIEPSPEAIESIRASVRREFEDQLERKVAEALQNQLATLKATGQLHTLSTPALDSALVSDEFDVNRALVTCCPSSSQQPRELKAITPCRLALEDKVLGNKVIVADGMAYPLDGSLHQHFRSMKPSHYKVQVDCIYDGHDDDTLPVPTGDGFNNLGRALASFVQWPIHLVIFEEDEEYSTPRPTKKSRSQIFEEVVGSSKEKKNELIVKEKTTELVVKDKTTELIVKEKATLDLGSKEKTTLKLTAKENSCSNKLESKSKSKNSKTAKEMVGSCDRKTEESAAKSKKQNLADDTIQGLGPSCNYLKFIINTAPGDVYKNTSIPLPASVWHYDEDRQTYVNEVDVEEFLRGACLNISVIQVYMMCLFHEHTFAFDNSQIGFVCPEAMSSSRIKANPQAASMYLKVVFNAEIEKEKKGDPNITKWFLIPYHQENHWILYVLDLRRGCAYIFDSAIGSNRENSAWGILCLAYQVYKFNDGICPNRATMQGLKGFHVKCAQQVGARECGYYVMKFMHEIVTLHHNTDERLDNAYTPRNAPYTDEEIDVVREQWAKFFTTEYLFT